Below is a genomic region from Halobacterium sp. CBA1132.
CGAGCGCATCAAAGACCAGGACTCCACGGCGCTGTTCCTCCTGGTGCCAGTGACGCTGTTCGAAGTCGCGTTCTTCGTCGTTCCGTTCTGCATCCTCCTCCGGATGAGCTTCAACGCACAGTCGCCGAACGGCTTCTACGAGTCGGCGTGGACACTCGCGTCCTACCAGGAAGTCCTCCGGTCGGACCTGTTACACGACATCCTCCTGTTCTCGTTCAAGTTCGCCGTCATCGCCACGGTGCTGTCCGTGATTATCGGCCTGTTCTACGCGTACGCCGTCTACCGCGCCGACGGATTCAAGCGCTCCATCCTGCTGTTCGCCGTCGTCCTCCCGCTGCTGACGACGCTCGTCGTCAAGACGTACGCGTGGCGGCCGCTCCTCTCGCCGGACGGCGTGCTCAACAACGTCCTGCTCTCGCTCGGCGTCATCTCGACGCCAATCTCGTTCGCGCCGGGGCTGTTCGGCGCCGTCGTCGGCCAAGTGTACATCGTCGTTCCGTACAGCATCCTCTCGATTTACAGCGTGCTCTCGACCATCGACTGGGCGGTCGTGGAAGCGGCCCGCGACCTCGGCGCGTCCCGGCCGCGCTCGTTCGTCGAAGTCGTGCTACCCGAGGTGCTCCCGGGAATCGCGGTCGCGACCGTCGTCTCGTTCGCGTGGAGCGTCGGCGCGTACGCCGCACCCTCGCAGCTCGGGTCCGGCCAGCAGACGACGTTCGCGATGTACGTCGAACAAATCATGCTCAACCAGTTCAACTGGCCGTTCGGCGCGGCGCTGTCGGTGGTCATGCTCGGATTGATGCTCGTGGTCTCGCTGGCCGCGTTCCGCCTGCTCGGCGGCAGTGGAGGTGTCGGCGATGTCTGAGAACGGCCTGACCCGCGAACGCGTCGAAGACCTGCTGTTCCAGGCCGGCTACTGGACGGTGCTGGCGCTGATGTTGCTGCCCATCGCCGTCGTCTTCGTGACGTCCTTCCAGCAGGCTGACCTGCTGCAGTTCCCGCCGAAGGGGTTCAGCACGAAGTGGTACGCGCAGTTCTTCTCGAGCCCGCGCTGGCTCGGCGCGGTCGTCGACAGCCTCGTCATCGGCGTGGGCGCGTCAGCGGTCTCGACCGTGCTCGGCGTCGCCGGGTCGCTCGCCGTCAATCAATCGGACAGCCGGCTCGCGGACGTCCTGGTTCCGATCGTGTTGCTGCCGCTGCTCATCCCGCCGGTGGTCCTCGGGCTGACCTTCCTCATCTACTTCGAGACCATCGGCATCGGCAGCGACTACGTGCAGGTCATTCTCGCACACGCGTTGTGGGCGACGCCGCTGGCGTTCTTCATCATGCAGTCGGTGTTCTCCCGCTTCGACTGGAACCTCCGAGACGCCGGCATGGACCTCGGCGCGCGACCCCACCAGACGTTCTACCACGTCGTCCTGCCGAACGTGAAACACGGCGTCATCATCTCCGCGCTGGTGACGTTCATCATCAGCCTCCAGGAGTTCATCATGGCGCTGTACCTCACCGGGTTCGGCACGCGGACCATCCCGGTGCTGGCGTGGAATCAGCTCACGCAGTCGCTGACGCCGATGGTCAGCGTCGTCTCGACGTTCCTCATCCTGGCGTCCGTGCTCGCCGTGCTCGTC
It encodes:
- a CDS encoding ABC transporter permease, translated to MAGHVDSVFTWFGERIKDQDSTALFLLVPVTLFEVAFFVVPFCILLRMSFNAQSPNGFYESAWTLASYQEVLRSDLLHDILLFSFKFAVIATVLSVIIGLFYAYAVYRADGFKRSILLFAVVLPLLTTLVVKTYAWRPLLSPDGVLNNVLLSLGVISTPISFAPGLFGAVVGQVYIVVPYSILSIYSVLSTIDWAVVEAARDLGASRPRSFVEVVLPEVLPGIAVATVVSFAWSVGAYAAPSQLGSGQQTTFAMYVEQIMLNQFNWPFGAALSVVMLGLMLVVSLAAFRLLGGSGGVGDV
- a CDS encoding ABC transporter permease; translated protein: MSENGLTRERVEDLLFQAGYWTVLALMLLPIAVVFVTSFQQADLLQFPPKGFSTKWYAQFFSSPRWLGAVVDSLVIGVGASAVSTVLGVAGSLAVNQSDSRLADVLVPIVLLPLLIPPVVLGLTFLIYFETIGIGSDYVQVILAHALWATPLAFFIMQSVFSRFDWNLRDAGMDLGARPHQTFYHVVLPNVKHGVIISALVTFIISLQEFIMALYLTGFGTRTIPVLAWNQLTQSLTPMVSVVSTFLILASVLAVLVSTALMNMEWLADQL